In the genome of Pichia kudriavzevii chromosome 4, complete sequence, one region contains:
- a CDS encoding uncharacterized protein (PKUD0D04800) yields MAKSDNRYTRGLKSNTTAGKDASRKSKRDTGIFYGDDPSDVWRVTRLACINAMTKTLDSYRSKHPDEDLPQSSSLIAKSYEEMLHKKYNDSLSGYKLRFRKDLVALKNSKTGFTHDLLFGVMKVEDFIKLEERDLVPQIQKEQDKKLLEDELKMKIGKNLPSDINQIKNNKVFVGEKWGVSESAAKIDPDFDVE; encoded by the coding sequence ATGGCAAAATCAGACAACAGATATACTAGAGGACTCAAAAGCAACACAACTGCAGGAAAAGACGCTAGTCGTAAAAGCAAAAGGGACACCGGTATATTCTATGGCGATGATCCCAGTGATGTTTGGAGGGTGACACGTCTTGCCTGTATTAATGCAATGACGAAAACCTTGGACAGTTATCGGTCCAAACATCCGGATGAAGATTTGCCCCAGAGTTCAAGCTTGATTGCAAAATCTTATGAAGAAATGCTCCacaaaaaatataatgatTCTTTGAGTGGCTATAAATTGCGGTTTCGAAAGGATTTGGTGGCTTTAAAGAATTCCAAAACTGGTTTTACACACGACCTGCTTTTTGGTGTGATGAAGGTTGAGGATTTTATCAAGCTCGAAGAACGTGACCTTGTACCGCAAATCCAAAAGGAACAGGATAAGAAATTACTAGAAGATGAAttaaagatgaaaattGGCAAGAATTTGCCTAGCGATATAAACCAAATAAAGAACAACAAGGTTTTCGTTGGTGAGAAGTGGGGAGTGTCAGAGAGTGCAGCCAAAATAGATCCTGactttgatgttgaatGA